In Patescibacteria group bacterium, a single genomic region encodes these proteins:
- a CDS encoding extracellular solute-binding protein — MKNMTTFQIVLTGIFAGAVLVALVVFATFKGSSSKGLMAITLWGTLPAGDFAQVVSTVNQVLPQRLAINYVEKKEKDFDRELTEALASGVGPDAVLLPHTSLFRQQGRILPIPEASLPLRTFRDTFSDQARLYEMSGGVWALPFVSDPLVMYWNKDIFNTAGLANPPKHWDEFLTLAPQLTKKDAAGNITQSAVPFGEVVNISNAKDTLSALLLQAGTPITKIDQNGAFSSTLSDRPKGVSDIPAVSVVAFYTQFSNPSKTTFTWNRAIGDAQNFFLAGNLATYFAFASENETLLRKNPNLNFDITALPQPRDVKVPMVYGKLYGLALMKAGKDPVGAFQVLSILADQTFVSTFAQQTGFAPSRRDLLATAPADPALAVSYRSSLIARSWIDPEPVATGAIFKRMIESVTSGKYRPSEAVSAASQELQALLR, encoded by the coding sequence ATGAAAAATATGACCACGTTTCAGATCGTCCTCACCGGCATATTTGCCGGAGCGGTGCTCGTGGCCTTGGTGGTGTTTGCGACATTTAAAGGTTCTTCAAGCAAAGGCTTGATGGCGATCACTTTGTGGGGTACTTTGCCGGCAGGTGATTTTGCTCAGGTGGTTTCTACGGTAAATCAAGTGTTGCCACAGCGGCTTGCTATCAATTATGTCGAAAAGAAGGAGAAAGATTTTGATCGCGAACTCACCGAGGCTCTGGCTTCTGGGGTCGGTCCGGATGCGGTGCTACTTCCACACACCAGCTTGTTTCGCCAGCAGGGGCGTATCTTGCCTATCCCGGAGGCGAGCCTGCCGCTCCGCACCTTCCGAGATACCTTTAGTGACCAGGCTCGCCTGTATGAGATGTCCGGCGGCGTCTGGGCGCTGCCTTTCGTGAGCGATCCGCTCGTGATGTATTGGAACAAAGACATCTTCAACACTGCTGGTTTAGCCAATCCGCCAAAGCATTGGGATGAATTTCTCACATTAGCACCTCAGCTCACCAAAAAAGACGCGGCGGGCAATATTACCCAAAGCGCTGTGCCGTTTGGCGAGGTGGTAAACATTTCGAATGCGAAAGACACCCTCTCAGCACTGCTGTTGCAGGCCGGAACCCCTATTACAAAGATTGACCAGAATGGTGCATTCTCTAGCACGTTGTCTGATCGCCCTAAAGGAGTCTCCGATATTCCAGCAGTCTCTGTAGTGGCTTTCTACACGCAATTTTCTAACCCTTCGAAAACGACATTTACATGGAATCGGGCCATCGGTGACGCGCAGAACTTCTTTTTGGCCGGCAATCTTGCCACCTACTTTGCCTTCGCTAGCGAGAATGAGACGTTGCTTCGCAAGAATCCAAATCTCAATTTTGATATCACCGCTTTGCCACAACCGCGCGACGTGAAGGTGCCGATGGTGTACGGCAAGCTCTATGGCTTGGCCTTGATGAAGGCGGGAAAGGATCCGGTCGGTGCTTTCCAGGTGCTCTCTATCTTGGCTGATCAGACATTTGTCAGTACGTTTGCTCAGCAGACAGGGTTCGCGCCGTCGCGTCGGGACTTGCTCGCGACGGCGCCGGCCGACCCTGCTCTCGCCGTATCGTACCGATCCTCTCTCATCGCTCGCAGCTGGATCGATCCTGAACCAGTCGCTACTGGTGCGATCTTCAAGCGCATGATCGAAAGTGTCACTTCCGGCAAATATCGCCCAAGCGAGGCCGTGAGCGCGGCCTCCCAAGAGCTCCAGGCTTTGCTACGATAA
- a CDS encoding methyltransferase domain-containing protein, whose protein sequence is MFSHPHKNTDQLGLMPGMKVADLGAGVGAYAIPAAQAVGEKGRVYAVEVQRDLVAKIKANAEHAGLKNVEYLWGNIEQRGGTHIGDELVDFVIVANVLFQAADKVGLVAEVRRIVKKGGKVAVVDWKESFGGIGPAVQEVVSETKTKELFVQNGFQHVRGISAGDHHYGLIFTKI, encoded by the coding sequence ATGTTCTCCCACCCGCACAAAAATACTGATCAGCTGGGGTTGATGCCTGGAATGAAGGTGGCGGATTTGGGAGCGGGCGTCGGGGCGTATGCGATCCCAGCGGCACAGGCAGTGGGCGAGAAGGGTCGGGTGTATGCGGTGGAGGTGCAGCGCGATTTAGTCGCGAAGATCAAGGCCAATGCTGAACATGCCGGCCTGAAGAATGTCGAATATCTTTGGGGTAACATCGAGCAGCGTGGCGGCACCCATATTGGCGATGAACTTGTGGATTTCGTGATTGTGGCGAACGTGCTGTTTCAAGCGGCCGACAAGGTTGGGCTGGTCGCGGAGGTGCGACGGATTGTGAAAAAAGGTGGAAAGGTCGCGGTGGTGGATTGGAAAGAATCTTTTGGCGGCATTGGTCCGGCGGTGCAGGAAGTGGTGAGTGAGACGAAGACAAAAGAGCTTTTTGTGCAAAATGGCTTTCAGCATGTGCGCGGCATTTCGGCAGGGGATCATCATTACGGGCTTATCTTCACAAAAATATGA
- a CDS encoding DNA gyrase subunit A, which translates to MGQGNFGCFTKDTEVRLADGRNLSFGELINEDKKGKKNYTFTVSKEGKVEIAQLIKPRLTIKDAEIMKVVLDNGKEIKCTLNHKFLLKNQDYKEAQYLKPGESLMPLYSRLSEKGESALSDMVGYEMIYQPLDNTWEYAHHLADALNISIGKYAKSAGKVRHHVDFNKGNNSPENIQRMQWIDHWRLHSELTAGRHKNDPEYVKKLAEGRKAFRAKAGVKEQYSQAMSERNKQNWQNPEYRAQMIETLSRVNLEYIAAHPEKRLELSARATKTLKRLWQDEAYRQEMHARIIKGNKNHTTNKTGKKKFDTVCKKLIEKGVPLSKETYEEFRPKVYPYRSATSWEVGFSKYYGSNLDRLTVELVGNHKVSRVEFSGEREDVYDLTVPVSHNFALAAGVFVHNSIDGDGAAAERYTEAKMARISTVMLQDIEKDTVDFRPNYENTRKEPGVLPAAVPNLLLNGTLGIAVGMATNIPPHNLGEVVDATTHLIDNSDASAEDLLQFVKGPDFPTGAMLYASAEMKHAYTTGRGGVVVRGEAEIVETKNGSFQIIITSIPYRVNKADLILTIADLVREKKVEGIKGLRDESTKDIRVVIDLKQGAFPQAVLNFLYKHTQLEDTFHFNTVALVDGVPQTLSLKSVLEEFIKHRQVVVRRRTEFDLRKAEDREHILLGLKKALDHIDEIIKLIKKSKDTPEAHLNLMKTFKFSDRQATAILEMKLSRLAGLERQKIEDELNAVQALIRELKDLLSSAKKILAVIKKELLEVRAKYGDERRTKVIRGGVKEFKPEDTIPDVDSVLVFTAGGYIKRTLPDEYRRQKRGGVGVVDLDTKEEDFITHILNANTHADMLFFTNKGKAYQIKMYEIPEGKRATKGKSIVNFLALADDERVTSILPMPKEVKKSGLSLFMITKNGVGKKVNAETFHDVRRSGLIAIGLESGDSLVSVRFVEKGDEVILATSEGQSIRFKETDIREMGRAAMGVIAMRLEKGDTVIGADVVKKDMKKPALLVIMSNGYGKQTELSEYKVQKRGGSGILTAKITDKTGKVITSSVVDVAAAAKEVKEGEVGDGANELVAISKKSQVIRCDIKEIPVLGRQTQGVRIMRLRDGDTLASAVCL; encoded by the coding sequence ATCGGCCAGGGTAACTTCGGTTGTTTTACAAAAGATACGGAAGTTCGACTCGCTGATGGGCGCAATCTTTCTTTTGGTGAACTCATCAATGAGGACAAGAAGGGCAAGAAAAATTACACCTTCACTGTTTCAAAAGAGGGAAAGGTGGAAATTGCTCAATTGATAAAGCCGCGACTGACGATTAAGGACGCTGAGATCATGAAGGTGGTGCTCGACAATGGAAAAGAGATCAAATGTACGCTAAACCACAAATTCCTTCTGAAGAATCAGGATTATAAAGAGGCGCAATATCTAAAGCCAGGTGAATCATTGATGCCTTTGTACAGCCGTCTTTCTGAAAAAGGAGAAAGTGCACTTTCGGATATGGTTGGATACGAGATGATCTACCAACCTCTCGATAATACTTGGGAGTATGCGCATCATTTGGCCGATGCCCTCAACATTTCTATTGGTAAATATGCCAAGTCAGCCGGCAAGGTCCGACATCATGTCGATTTTAATAAAGGCAACAATAGTCCAGAAAATATCCAGCGAATGCAATGGATCGATCATTGGAGACTTCATTCCGAACTGACTGCTGGCCGACATAAAAATGATCCCGAGTACGTAAAGAAGCTTGCGGAAGGTAGAAAGGCGTTTCGTGCAAAGGCTGGCGTAAAAGAGCAGTATAGCCAGGCGATGTCGGAAAGGAATAAGCAGAATTGGCAGAATCCTGAATACCGTGCGCAGATGATCGAGACGCTCAGTCGAGTGAATCTTGAGTACATTGCAGCTCATCCAGAAAAGCGTCTGGAACTTTCGGCTCGCGCAACCAAGACCTTGAAGCGTTTGTGGCAGGATGAGGCGTATCGCCAAGAGATGCACGCGCGGATCATCAAGGGAAACAAAAATCACACCACAAACAAGACCGGGAAGAAGAAATTCGACACGGTTTGCAAGAAATTGATCGAGAAGGGTGTACCGCTTTCCAAGGAGACTTACGAAGAATTTCGTCCGAAGGTGTACCCGTACAGGTCGGCCACTTCATGGGAGGTTGGTTTCAGTAAATATTACGGTTCTAATCTCGACCGACTTACGGTTGAGCTCGTGGGAAACCACAAAGTTTCTCGCGTTGAATTCTCAGGCGAACGCGAAGATGTATACGACCTCACTGTGCCGGTAAGCCACAATTTTGCGCTGGCGGCGGGCGTATTCGTGCACAACTCAATCGACGGTGACGGCGCCGCGGCAGAACGATACACTGAGGCGAAGATGGCGCGCATCTCGACCGTGATGCTCCAGGATATTGAGAAAGACACTGTCGACTTCCGACCAAACTACGAAAACACTCGAAAAGAGCCGGGCGTGCTGCCGGCTGCTGTCCCGAATCTCCTTTTGAACGGCACCCTTGGTATCGCCGTCGGTATGGCGACCAACATTCCGCCGCACAATCTCGGCGAAGTGGTGGATGCGACCACGCATCTCATCGACAACTCCGATGCTTCTGCGGAAGACCTTTTGCAATTTGTGAAGGGTCCGGATTTCCCGACTGGCGCGATGCTGTACGCTTCTGCCGAAATGAAGCATGCGTATACCACTGGCCGCGGCGGCGTGGTGGTGCGCGGCGAAGCGGAAATCGTGGAGACTAAGAACGGCTCGTTCCAGATTATCATCACCTCGATCCCATATCGAGTGAACAAAGCCGACCTTATTTTGACCATCGCCGACCTCGTTCGCGAGAAGAAGGTCGAAGGTATCAAGGGCCTCCGAGACGAGTCTACGAAAGACATTCGCGTGGTGATCGACCTCAAGCAGGGTGCTTTCCCACAGGCCGTGCTGAACTTTTTGTATAAACACACACAGCTCGAAGATACGTTCCACTTCAACACCGTTGCCCTCGTGGACGGCGTGCCGCAGACACTCTCGCTCAAGAGCGTGCTCGAGGAATTCATTAAGCATCGACAGGTGGTGGTGCGTCGTCGCACCGAATTTGACCTCCGCAAGGCTGAAGACCGTGAGCATATTTTGCTCGGCCTCAAGAAAGCGCTCGACCATATCGACGAGATCATTAAATTGATCAAAAAGTCGAAGGACACCCCGGAGGCGCATCTCAATTTGATGAAGACCTTCAAATTCTCCGACCGCCAGGCGACTGCTATTTTGGAAATGAAGCTGTCGCGTCTCGCGGGCCTCGAACGACAGAAGATTGAAGACGAACTCAACGCTGTGCAGGCGCTCATTCGCGAGCTCAAGGATTTGCTCTCGAGCGCGAAGAAGATTTTGGCGGTGATCAAGAAAGAACTGCTCGAAGTGCGTGCAAAATATGGCGACGAGCGACGCACCAAGGTCATCCGTGGAGGTGTGAAGGAATTTAAGCCTGAGGACACCATCCCAGACGTGGACTCTGTGCTCGTGTTCACTGCGGGTGGCTACATCAAGCGTACCTTGCCAGACGAGTATCGCCGACAGAAGCGCGGCGGTGTAGGTGTGGTGGATCTCGATACGAAAGAAGAGGATTTCATCACCCATATTTTGAATGCGAACACGCATGCGGACATGCTGTTCTTCACGAACAAGGGCAAGGCGTACCAGATCAAGATGTACGAGATCCCTGAAGGCAAGCGCGCGACCAAGGGCAAGTCAATCGTAAACTTTTTGGCACTGGCCGACGACGAACGCGTCACCTCGATTCTCCCGATGCCGAAGGAGGTGAAGAAAAGCGGTCTCAGTCTCTTCATGATCACCAAAAATGGCGTGGGCAAGAAGGTGAATGCCGAAACCTTCCACGATGTTCGACGAAGTGGCCTCATCGCTATCGGTCTGGAGTCTGGCGATAGTCTCGTGTCGGTACGATTTGTCGAGAAGGGCGATGAGGTGATCCTTGCGACCAGCGAAGGTCAGTCGATCCGATTCAAGGAAACCGATATCCGCGAAATGGGCCGCGCAGCCATGGGTGTCATTGCGATGCGTCTCGAAAAGGGCGACACCGTCATTGGTGCCGATGTGGTGAAGAAGGATATGAAAAAGCCAGCACTGCTCGTGATCATGAGCAACGGCTACGGCAAGCAGACTGAGCTCTCCGAATACAAGGTGCAGAAGCGCGGCGGCTCCGGTATTTTGACCGCGAAAATCACCGACAAGACCGGCAAGGTCATCACTTCGAGCGTGGTGGATGTGGCTGCGGCTGCCAAGGAGGTGAAAGAAGGCGAGGTCGGTGATGGTGCCAACGAGCTCGTGGCCATCTCCAAAAAGAGCCAGGTCATCCGCTGCGATATCAAGGAGATTCCGGTCCTCGGCCGACAGACCCAAGGCGTACGTATTATGCGCCTGCGAGATGGTGACACATTGGCGAGCGCGGTGTGTTTGTAA
- a CDS encoding MBL fold metallo-hydrolase produces MVITYLGGECFKMQFGDMVIAFNPPAKDSELKSPRFGADIGLVSLNHPDFSGAEQLEFGEKKPFIVSGPGEYEVKGIFIKGFKSKSQYGGKDKLNTIYTLGLDNMNICFLGAVSEDLDAETNEAIDDIDVLFVPIGGEGVLSPAAAYKMAVKLEPKLIIPMHFGSIGSKDALKAFLKEAGETTKPVDKLTIKKKDLEGKSGDVVVLEPANA; encoded by the coding sequence ATGGTAATCACATATTTAGGCGGAGAGTGTTTCAAGATGCAGTTTGGCGACATGGTGATCGCTTTCAATCCGCCGGCCAAGGATTCGGAGCTCAAATCGCCCCGTTTCGGTGCGGACATTGGATTGGTGAGCTTGAATCATCCAGATTTTAGCGGCGCAGAGCAGCTGGAATTTGGCGAGAAAAAGCCGTTCATCGTGTCCGGTCCTGGGGAATACGAGGTAAAGGGTATTTTTATTAAAGGCTTCAAATCGAAGTCGCAATACGGCGGCAAGGACAAGCTCAATACCATCTACACCCTTGGTCTCGACAATATGAACATTTGTTTTCTTGGTGCGGTGAGCGAGGATCTCGATGCGGAGACCAATGAGGCGATCGACGATATCGACGTGCTCTTCGTGCCGATCGGTGGTGAAGGCGTGTTGTCTCCGGCCGCAGCATACAAGATGGCGGTGAAGCTCGAACCAAAGCTCATCATTCCAATGCACTTTGGGTCTATTGGCAGCAAAGACGCGCTCAAGGCATTTTTGAAAGAAGCGGGCGAGACCACCAAACCTGTGGACAAACTCACAATCAAAAAGAAGGATTTGGAAGGGAAGAGTGGCGATGTGGTGGTGTTGGAGCCGGCGAATGCATAG
- a CDS encoding S1 RNA-binding domain-containing protein, translating into MLFKIGKKAKAVPVDEKEAKVNAKTEAKAEVAEATETKKSPRAAGKAAAKAEAKAEAEKVAPKKAHLMDSFLEQTATTPVVGDVVEGKVINIDKTGVYIDLPPYGTGIIYGREYIAARDVIKKINIGDNVAAKVVDAENENGYVELSLKEARQALIWSEIEDAIRDRKVYELPVKEANKGGLIIEWQGIMGFLPASQLKAEHYPRVADGDKDRILDELKKLVGQRIAVCVISAIPKEGKLIFSEKNPDQKDKQEIIGKYNVGDELEGTVTGIVDFGVFVKVEDGLEGLVHISEIDWSLVEDPRTMFKTGQKVRVKIIEIKEGKISLSIKALKENPWKEAAKKYKKDDVVSGVIIKFNRHGALASIEEGVAGLVHVSEFGGEDKLRAKLELGKTYNFKIALFDPREQKMALAFVDKK; encoded by the coding sequence ATGTTGTTCAAGATCGGCAAAAAGGCGAAAGCCGTGCCAGTAGACGAGAAGGAAGCAAAAGTAAACGCGAAAACCGAAGCGAAGGCTGAGGTTGCGGAAGCAACTGAGACGAAAAAGTCTCCTCGCGCAGCCGGAAAAGCAGCGGCGAAAGCAGAGGCAAAGGCTGAAGCGGAGAAAGTGGCTCCAAAGAAGGCGCACCTCATGGACTCGTTCCTTGAGCAGACCGCGACTACCCCAGTAGTCGGCGACGTCGTGGAAGGTAAAGTCATAAACATCGACAAAACCGGTGTGTACATCGACTTGCCTCCATACGGTACTGGTATCATCTACGGCCGCGAGTACATCGCCGCACGAGATGTGATCAAGAAGATCAACATCGGAGACAATGTTGCTGCCAAGGTTGTTGATGCAGAAAATGAGAACGGCTACGTTGAACTCTCCCTCAAGGAAGCTCGACAGGCCCTCATTTGGAGTGAGATCGAAGACGCGATCCGCGACCGAAAGGTGTACGAATTGCCAGTGAAGGAAGCCAACAAGGGCGGTTTGATCATCGAGTGGCAGGGCATCATGGGTTTCCTCCCAGCATCCCAGCTCAAAGCTGAGCACTACCCTCGCGTAGCTGATGGCGACAAGGATCGTATTTTGGATGAGTTGAAGAAGCTCGTCGGCCAGCGCATTGCTGTCTGCGTCATCTCTGCGATTCCAAAGGAAGGCAAGCTCATCTTCTCTGAGAAGAATCCGGATCAGAAAGACAAGCAGGAGATCATTGGCAAATACAATGTGGGCGATGAGCTCGAAGGTACTGTCACTGGTATCGTCGACTTCGGTGTCTTCGTAAAGGTGGAAGACGGCCTCGAAGGCTTGGTCCACATCTCTGAGATCGACTGGTCACTCGTCGAAGATCCTCGCACCATGTTCAAGACTGGTCAGAAGGTCCGCGTGAAGATCATCGAGATCAAGGAAGGCAAGATTTCCCTCTCTATCAAGGCACTCAAGGAGAACCCTTGGAAGGAAGCGGCAAAGAAGTACAAGAAGGACGATGTCGTGAGCGGCGTGATCATCAAGTTCAACCGACACGGTGCCCTCGCCTCTATTGAGGAAGGCGTCGCGGGCTTGGTCCACGTCAGCGAATTCGGCGGTGAGGACAAGCTCCGCGCCAAGCTCGAACTCGGCAAAACCTACAACTTCAAGATCGCGTTGTTCGATCCGCGGGAGCAGAAGATGGCACTCGCGTTTGTCGATAAGAAGTAA
- a CDS encoding Bro-N domain-containing protein: MSENLNPISKIAVFKGTKIRKIIRNNEWWFSVVDVVQALTDQVDDLTARKYWNKLAQRLKDEGSQLVTFCHQLKLPAPDGKMRETDCANAEGLFRIIQSVPSPKAEPFKRWLATVGYERIKEIEDPELATKRTRALYKAKGYDDAWIEKRMRGITIREELTNEWQNRGVKEQNEYAILTAEISKAAFGMTPNEYKTLKGLERENLRDHMNDLELIFSMLGEAATTEIARTTDAQGFVPNKVAATKGGTIAGDARKKLES, encoded by the coding sequence ATGTCAGAAAATCTAAATCCAATCAGTAAAATCGCCGTCTTTAAGGGCACGAAGATTCGAAAAATCATCCGCAACAATGAGTGGTGGTTTTCGGTGGTGGATGTAGTGCAGGCGCTTACCGATCAAGTCGATGATCTCACTGCGAGAAAATATTGGAATAAACTCGCGCAAAGGCTGAAAGACGAAGGGAGTCAACTGGTGACATTTTGTCACCAGTTGAAATTGCCGGCCCCTGATGGCAAGATGCGAGAAACTGACTGCGCCAACGCCGAAGGCTTGTTCCGCATTATCCAGTCAGTCCCTTCACCCAAAGCCGAACCATTTAAGCGTTGGTTGGCTACTGTAGGCTATGAACGCATAAAGGAGATCGAAGACCCTGAACTTGCCACAAAACGCACTCGCGCTCTTTATAAAGCTAAGGGCTACGATGATGCCTGGATCGAAAAGCGTATGAGGGGTATTACCATTCGTGAAGAATTGACCAACGAGTGGCAGAATCGAGGCGTCAAAGAGCAAAATGAATACGCTATTCTCACCGCCGAGATATCAAAAGCGGCTTTTGGCATGACGCCGAATGAGTATAAAACCCTAAAAGGTCTCGAGCGAGAGAATCTTCGTGATCACATGAATGACCTAGAACTCATCTTTTCAATGCTCGGTGAGGCGGCGACCACAGAAATTGCTCGAACTACTGATGCTCAAGGGTTCGTTCCAAATAAAGTTGCGGCTACGAAGGGTGGGACGATTGCTGGCGATGCTCGCAAGAAACTTGAATCCTAG
- a CDS encoding slipin family protein produces the protein MYYTIIGVVVFIILASLRQVNQYERGLKFTMGRFSKIMEPGWRIVVPVFQSYRKVDMRVKAVDVPDQNAITKDNISVKVNAVLYYKVESAEKAILEVEDFMYAMSQYAQTTMRNIVGETTLDNLLSGRETIANRIREVISSESTAWGLKVSNVELKDVSLPPDMERTIAKQAEAEREKRAVIITSEGELAASENMAKAAQVLAGSPGALHLRTLQSINDISSDESNTVIFTLPMELLKAFEGFAKKNS, from the coding sequence ATGTATTACACAATCATTGGAGTCGTCGTTTTCATCATTCTTGCCAGCCTTCGCCAAGTCAACCAGTACGAGCGCGGACTGAAGTTCACTATGGGCCGCTTCAGCAAGATCATGGAGCCGGGCTGGAGGATCGTTGTGCCAGTATTTCAGTCGTACCGAAAGGTTGATATGCGAGTAAAAGCTGTCGACGTGCCGGACCAGAATGCCATCACAAAAGACAATATTTCAGTCAAGGTGAATGCTGTCTTGTACTACAAAGTCGAGTCTGCTGAAAAGGCTATTCTCGAAGTAGAGGATTTCATGTACGCCATGTCGCAATACGCTCAGACTACAATGCGAAATATCGTCGGCGAAACCACCCTCGACAACCTCCTTTCAGGCCGCGAGACCATCGCCAACCGCATTCGAGAAGTCATCTCCTCCGAATCAACCGCTTGGGGACTCAAGGTTTCTAATGTCGAACTCAAAGACGTGTCGCTTCCACCTGACATGGAGAGAACTATTGCCAAGCAAGCAGAAGCTGAACGAGAGAAGCGCGCCGTCATCATCACCTCTGAAGGCGAGCTCGCTGCATCCGAGAACATGGCCAAAGCTGCGCAAGTACTCGCAGGATCGCCTGGCGCCCTTCACTTGCGCACCTTGCAGTCGATAAACGACATTTCATCCGATGAATCGAACACGGTCATCTTCACCCTGCCAATGGAGCTTCTGAAAGCGTTCGAGGGATTTGCGAAGAAGAATAGCTAG
- the pth gene encoding aminoacyl-tRNA hydrolase, with amino-acid sequence MTYIIAGLGNPGDEYLNTRHNVGRMVVDAFVKKHGLPELEADKMLKALATEGKIEGAHALTGKMKKEKVVVLEPETFMNKSGESVAKAVKSKKAAEQLVVIHDDLDLPLGRLKVSFNKSSGGHRGVESVIKGVKTQEFIRLRIGITPATAGGKLKKPESEDLINDFIVADFKKPEAETLKKVIKTAVEALDCVILSGRDVAMGSFNSLQI; translated from the coding sequence ATGACATACATTATCGCAGGCCTCGGCAACCCCGGAGACGAATACCTGAACACGCGGCACAATGTCGGCCGCATGGTCGTCGACGCTTTTGTGAAAAAACACGGATTGCCTGAGCTTGAGGCTGATAAAATGCTCAAGGCTCTCGCGACCGAGGGGAAGATTGAGGGTGCACATGCACTCACTGGAAAGATGAAGAAAGAAAAGGTAGTCGTGCTCGAGCCGGAGACCTTCATGAACAAGTCGGGTGAGTCGGTGGCGAAGGCGGTGAAGAGCAAGAAGGCGGCCGAGCAGCTCGTGGTCATCCACGACGACCTCGATCTACCGCTCGGCCGCTTGAAAGTATCATTCAACAAGAGCTCTGGTGGACATCGCGGTGTGGAGTCCGTCATTAAGGGCGTGAAGACTCAAGAATTCATCCGATTGCGCATTGGCATCACACCTGCGACTGCTGGTGGCAAGCTCAAGAAGCCTGAAAGTGAGGACCTCATCAACGATTTCATAGTCGCCGATTTCAAAAAGCCCGAAGCCGAGACGCTCAAGAAGGTAATCAAGACCGCAGTCGAAGCGCTCGATTGCGTCATCCTGTCCGGGCGAGATGTTGCGATGGGGAGCTTTAATTCGCTGCAAATTTAA
- the lepB gene encoding signal peptidase I produces MTTLDTQGTETSTLKRSFSELWKFILITLLIVLPIRLFVAKPFIVNGPSMDPTFETGQYLIVDELSYHFRTPQRGEVAVFQYPYTAPTEAKRFYIKRVIGLPGETVEIQYGKVSIRNSSSAEPIILEESYVANHSLDSMKKVLGEDEYFVLGDNRPASSDSRSWGVLEEKYIVGRPFVRLLPPTKINFLPGVAHFTN; encoded by the coding sequence ATGACCACTCTCGATACACAAGGTACAGAAACATCAACATTGAAACGATCGTTTTCTGAATTGTGGAAGTTTATCTTGATCACTCTCCTCATCGTCCTCCCTATCCGCCTCTTCGTTGCCAAACCATTCATCGTAAATGGCCCGTCGATGGATCCAACTTTCGAGACCGGCCAATATCTGATTGTCGACGAACTCTCATATCACTTCCGCACACCACAACGCGGCGAAGTAGCAGTCTTTCAATACCCATACACGGCACCGACCGAGGCAAAACGCTTCTATATCAAACGTGTCATCGGCCTGCCGGGTGAAACTGTCGAAATTCAATACGGCAAAGTCTCGATTCGCAATAGTTCGAGTGCCGAACCAATCATATTGGAAGAGTCGTACGTGGCAAACCATTCACTCGATAGCATGAAAAAGGTGCTCGGCGAGGATGAATATTTTGTCCTCGGCGACAACCGCCCTGCAAGCTCGGATTCGCGCTCATGGGGCGTGCTTGAAGAAAAATACATCGTCGGTCGACCTTTCGTCCGCCTGTTGCCACCGACCAAGATCAATTTCCTACCGGGCGTCGCGCATTTTACCAATTAA